One Gelria sp. Kuro-4 DNA segment encodes these proteins:
- a CDS encoding ParM/StbA family protein: MGQFIGLDVGYGFVKVTDGESGYAFPSVIGNGHTKSVYRTFSQPVEQINHLRLGVDEQLYFVGKSAVRHSAFAFRDLSTTRTVGGDLKILFLAALSLFCSGPTNKFRVVTGLPPGRMYLMDELVRQFTREHTITLYRNQSPEEVSVAVTHLEVVPQPLGTYWSQALDLWGRDRHALEGGRIGVIDIGFRTTDLAAIEDGEFIPENSCTVPVGMAGAYSEIGNRLLADYGLERETFALDEAVIKGRVNIAGRTVDISELRDAVFQQLATKVLVEIMSKWRVPEFDHLLLSGGGGQALSGYLLPQLVQGELISDSFTANSKGYLSWANRLWGGAIQS; encoded by the coding sequence GTGGGCCAGTTCATAGGTCTGGATGTGGGCTACGGTTTTGTGAAGGTGACCGACGGTGAGAGCGGGTATGCTTTTCCCAGTGTGATAGGCAACGGCCATACCAAGTCGGTGTATCGCACCTTTTCGCAGCCGGTGGAACAAATAAATCATTTACGGCTGGGCGTAGACGAGCAGCTCTATTTTGTCGGTAAGTCCGCCGTACGCCATTCCGCGTTTGCTTTCCGTGACCTTTCCACCACGCGCACCGTAGGCGGCGATCTTAAGATTCTTTTTCTAGCCGCGCTCAGCCTTTTCTGCTCCGGTCCCACGAATAAGTTCAGGGTTGTGACCGGCCTTCCGCCCGGGCGGATGTACCTTATGGATGAATTGGTCCGCCAGTTTACACGCGAGCACACCATTACGCTGTACCGCAACCAGTCGCCCGAAGAAGTCAGTGTCGCGGTGACCCATCTGGAAGTTGTGCCCCAGCCCCTCGGCACCTACTGGTCTCAGGCCTTGGATCTCTGGGGGCGGGACAGGCACGCTTTGGAAGGCGGCCGCATCGGCGTCATAGATATCGGGTTCAGGACTACGGACTTGGCCGCCATCGAAGACGGCGAGTTCATTCCCGAAAACAGTTGCACGGTTCCGGTGGGGATGGCCGGCGCCTACAGCGAGATCGGGAACAGGCTGTTGGCCGATTACGGATTGGAACGGGAGACCTTCGCTCTCGACGAAGCGGTGATTAAGGGCAGGGTCAACATAGCCGGGCGTACGGTCGACATTTCCGAGCTGCGCGACGCGGTCTTTCAACAACTGGCCACCAAGGTCCTCGTTGAGATCATGTCCAAGTGGCGGGTGCCGGAGTTTGACCACCTTTTGCTCAGCGGCGGCGGCGGTCAGGCCCTGAGCGGTTACCTGCTGCCGCAGCTTGTACAAGGTGAGCTCATATCCGACTCCTTCACCGCCAACAGTAAAGGTTATCTGTCCTGGGCCAACAGGCTCTGGGGGGGCGCGATCCAAAGTTGA